A genomic window from Venenivibrio stagnispumantis includes:
- a CDS encoding peroxiredoxin, which translates to MEEVKELQSLPRIGDQAPSFQAMTTFGPISFPDDFKGKWIVFFSHPADFTPVCSTEFLAFAKLKDEFDKRNVQLLGLSIDSNFSHIAWVMNLKEKTGVDISFPIVADADGKVAKLYGMLHPNASSTATVRAVFIIDPEGKIRAIIYYPLSNGRNMREILRLVDALQTTDKHGVATPANWVPEPQTWEFTEENTKVIVPPPATYEDALKRLQEGYECIDWYFCKKPIK; encoded by the coding sequence ATGGAAGAAGTAAAAGAGCTTCAAAGTTTACCAAGAATTGGAGACCAAGCTCCATCTTTTCAAGCAATGACCACTTTCGGGCCTATTTCTTTTCCTGATGATTTTAAAGGTAAATGGATAGTGTTTTTCTCTCATCCTGCTGATTTTACTCCGGTTTGCAGCACAGAGTTTCTTGCCTTTGCAAAATTAAAAGATGAATTTGACAAAAGAAATGTTCAACTTCTTGGACTAAGTATTGATAGCAATTTTTCACATATTGCTTGGGTAATGAATTTAAAAGAAAAAACGGGAGTAGATATTTCTTTCCCAATTGTTGCAGATGCAGATGGAAAAGTTGCAAAATTATACGGAATGCTTCATCCTAATGCAAGCTCTACTGCTACAGTTAGAGCAGTTTTTATCATTGACCCTGAAGGAAAAATTAGAGCTATAATTTATTATCCTTTAAGCAATGGAAGAAATATGCGTGAAATTTTAAGATTAGTTGATGCATTACAAACAACTGACAAGCATGGGGTTGCAACTCCTGCAAACTGGGTACCTGAGCCACAAACTTGGGAATTTACCGAAGAAAATACTAAGGTAATAGTGCCTCCTCCAGCAACTTATGAAGATGCATTAAAAAGACTCCAAGAAGGATATGAATGCATTGATTGGTATTTCTGTAAAAAGCCAATTAAATAA
- a CDS encoding YggS family pyridoxal phosphate-dependent enzyme translates to MIKENVLKIFEKVKISAEKSGRKFEDIIILAASKTQPIEKILKAYEAGIRYFGENKVQEGISKIEALKDIKDIHWHLIGGLQTNKAKYAVKYFEMIHSVDRKELSDELDKRAKKENKIMPVLIEVNVGEEETKYGVKPKDLFNLYEYCLTKENLDIQGLMCIPPYSENPEDSRKYFIMLRQLKEELENKFNKKLKHLSMGMSHDFEVAIEEGATIVRIGTAIFGKRNY, encoded by the coding sequence ATGATAAAAGAGAATGTTTTAAAAATATTTGAAAAAGTAAAAATATCTGCTGAAAAATCCGGAAGAAAATTTGAAGATATTATAATTTTAGCAGCATCTAAAACTCAGCCAATAGAAAAGATATTAAAGGCTTATGAAGCTGGTATAAGATATTTTGGAGAAAATAAAGTTCAAGAAGGAATATCTAAAATAGAAGCTTTAAAAGATATAAAAGATATTCATTGGCATTTGATAGGTGGACTTCAAACAAATAAAGCAAAATATGCAGTTAAATATTTTGAGATGATTCATTCTGTTGATAGAAAAGAGTTATCAGATGAGCTTGATAAAAGGGCAAAAAAAGAAAATAAAATTATGCCGGTTTTAATAGAAGTAAATGTTGGAGAAGAAGAAACAAAATATGGCGTTAAACCAAAAGATTTATTTAATCTTTATGAATACTGTTTAACAAAAGAAAATCTTGATATTCAAGGTCTGATGTGTATTCCTCCTTATTCTGAAAATCCGGAAGATTCAAGAAAATATTTTATTATGTTAAGACAGTTAAAAGAAGAGTTAGAAAATAAATTTAATAAAAAACTAAAACATCTTTCAATGGGAATGTCCCATGATTTTGAAGTTGCAATAGAAGAAGGTGCTACTATTGTTAGAATAGGTACTGCTATATTCGGAAAGAGAAATTATTAG
- the gcvH gene encoding glycine cleavage system protein GcvH, translating into MQEYNVVEGLYYTKEHVWVKIEDDLATIGITDYGQHQLGDIVFVDLPEKDADVESGDVIASVESVKAVSEVYSPLTGKIIEVNEELNNDPGLINRDPYGDGWIAQIKMSDPTEIEDLMTDEDYKAYLEEIEKEEEEL; encoded by the coding sequence ATGCAAGAATACAATGTAGTAGAAGGTTTATATTACACAAAAGAGCATGTATGGGTAAAAATAGAAGATGATTTAGCAACCATAGGAATAACAGATTATGGACAGCATCAACTTGGAGATATTGTATTTGTTGATTTACCGGAAAAAGATGCAGATGTAGAATCCGGAGATGTTATAGCTTCTGTAGAATCTGTTAAAGCAGTTTCAGAGGTATATTCTCCATTAACCGGTAAAATAATAGAAGTTAATGAAGAGCTTAATAATGACCCCGGATTAATAAATAGAGACCCTTATGGAGATGGATGGATAGCCCAAATAAAAATGTCAGACCCTACCGAAATAGAAGACCTGATGACAGACGAAGATTATAAAGCATACTTAGAGGAGATAGAAAAAGAGGAAGAGGAGTTATGA
- the def gene encoding peptide deformylase translates to MEKLEILKYPDERLKIPSIEVVDFGKEFKEFVDKLIYTMYNSPGGVGIAAPQVNKHIKTIIIDSSKSTHKENKISHGLMVLSNPKIIAKDGEIIIREGCMSVPDYTGNVKRAYWIKVEAQDINGNLITFDTEGFEAVVIQHELDHLEGKVFLERIISPKDLFKRKVYK, encoded by the coding sequence ATGGAAAAATTAGAGATATTAAAATATCCTGATGAAAGATTAAAGATACCATCTATTGAAGTTGTGGATTTTGGAAAAGAATTTAAAGAATTTGTAGATAAATTAATTTATACAATGTATAACTCTCCCGGTGGAGTAGGAATAGCAGCACCACAGGTAAATAAACATATAAAAACAATAATTATAGATAGTTCTAAATCTACCCATAAAGAAAATAAAATATCCCATGGACTTATGGTTCTTTCTAATCCAAAGATAATAGCCAAAGATGGAGAAATTATTATAAGAGAAGGATGTATGAGTGTTCCGGATTATACCGGAAATGTAAAAAGAGCTTACTGGATAAAGGTAGAAGCTCAGGATATAAATGGAAATCTAATAACATTTGATACAGAAGGATTTGAAGCAGTTGTTATCCAGCACGAATTAGACCATCTTGAAGGAAAGGTATTCTTAGAAAGAATAATATCTCCTAAAGACTTATTTAAAAGAAAAGTTTATAAATGA
- a CDS encoding peroxiredoxin produces the protein MEEKVILVGQQVPDFEMETYDPSTGKFGKFSLADAKKEGKWTILFFYPADFTFVCPTELADLAEKYEELKNLGAEVISVSTDTKFVHLAWQRDEKLLENVNYPMGADPTGKISRMFGVYDCNTGLALRGTFIINPEGKLVSSEVNFYNVGRNADELVRKMKANAYLMSHPDEACPAKWEPGKKTLKPSEELVGYVYEALKE, from the coding sequence ATGGAAGAAAAAGTAATCTTAGTTGGTCAGCAAGTTCCTGATTTTGAAATGGAAACTTACGACCCATCAACAGGAAAATTTGGAAAGTTTTCATTAGCAGATGCTAAAAAAGAAGGAAAATGGACAATTTTATTCTTCTATCCGGCAGACTTCACATTTGTATGTCCAACAGAATTAGCTGATTTGGCAGAAAAATACGAAGAACTTAAAAACCTCGGAGCAGAGGTTATATCTGTATCTACTGATACCAAATTTGTCCATCTTGCATGGCAAAGAGATGAAAAACTTCTTGAAAATGTAAACTATCCAATGGGTGCAGACCCAACAGGAAAAATTTCAAGAATGTTTGGAGTTTATGACTGCAACACAGGACTTGCATTAAGAGGAACATTTATAATTAATCCTGAAGGAAAACTTGTTTCTTCAGAAGTTAATTTCTACAATGTAGGAAGAAATGCTGATGAGCTTGTTAGAAAAATGAAAGCCAATGCATACTTAATGTCTCACCCTGATGAAGCTTGCCCTGCTAAATGGGAACCAGGAAAGAAAACATTAAAACCTTCTGAAGAACTTGTAGGATACGTTTACGAAGCTTTAAAAGAGTAA
- a CDS encoding glycine cleavage system protein R produces the protein MNYFVITAVGEDKPGIVAKVTKILYENGFNIEDSTMTRLNNEFCIMLVVKGEKGEKEIEDSFSSIKDKDLSIWIKQIPEDVINKKKEVASLYNIIVFGADKPGIVFNVSKILADHNVNISDLRTEKNNDLYLMFIQAEVPSSTNQEDLENAIKKVSKDMNIDISLEKVEEPAEL, from the coding sequence ATGAATTATTTTGTTATAACAGCAGTAGGGGAAGATAAACCGGGAATAGTTGCAAAAGTAACAAAAATATTATATGAAAATGGATTTAATATAGAAGATTCAACAATGACAAGATTAAATAATGAGTTTTGCATAATGCTTGTAGTAAAAGGAGAAAAAGGGGAAAAAGAGATAGAGGATAGTTTTTCATCTATAAAAGATAAGGATTTATCAATCTGGATAAAACAAATTCCGGAAGATGTTATAAATAAAAAGAAAGAAGTAGCTTCTTTGTATAACATTATAGTTTTTGGAGCTGATAAACCCGGAATAGTATTTAATGTATCCAAAATATTGGCAGACCATAATGTAAATATATCAGATTTAAGAACAGAAAAAAATAATGATTTATATCTTATGTTTATACAGGCAGAAGTCCCATCATCTACAAATCAGGAAGATTTGGAAAATGCTATAAAAAAGGTTTCAAAAGATATGAATATAGATATCTCCTTAGAAAAAGTAGAAGAACCGGCAGAGTTATAA
- a CDS encoding TlyA family RNA methyltransferase, which produces MKERLDKLLVDRKIVETREKAQALIMSGVVFVNNQKITKAGTKVPIDANIYIKEKMPYVSRGGFKLQKALQVFNLDVKDKICLDIGASTGGFTDCLLQYGAKKVYAVDVGTHQLHEKLRNDPRVISIEQFNAKYLSEKEIPEKIDIFVCDVSFISVLKIFPNICNLLKDEAKGVILIKPQFELSKEEVKGGVVKDKNLHIKAIKKVIEGLNESCYCVLDIDFSETWGPEGNIEFLSLVEKKKDSCKEIDMEKIIKVVEEAHKKKGEK; this is translated from the coding sequence ATGAAAGAAAGGCTTGATAAATTACTTGTAGATAGGAAAATAGTAGAAACAAGAGAAAAAGCCCAAGCTCTCATAATGAGCGGGGTTGTTTTTGTAAATAACCAGAAAATAACAAAAGCCGGAACAAAAGTTCCGATAGATGCCAACATCTACATAAAAGAAAAAATGCCGTATGTATCAAGAGGAGGATTTAAACTACAAAAAGCACTACAGGTTTTTAATCTTGATGTAAAAGATAAAATCTGTCTTGATATAGGAGCATCTACCGGTGGATTTACAGATTGCTTATTACAATATGGAGCAAAAAAGGTTTATGCAGTAGATGTAGGAACCCACCAACTACACGAAAAATTAAGAAATGACCCAAGGGTTATTTCCATAGAACAATTTAATGCTAAATACCTTTCAGAAAAAGAAATACCTGAAAAAATAGATATATTTGTCTGTGATGTATCTTTTATATCTGTTTTAAAAATATTTCCCAATATATGTAATCTCCTTAAAGATGAAGCAAAAGGTGTAATACTGATTAAACCACAATTTGAGCTGTCAAAAGAAGAGGTAAAAGGAGGAGTAGTTAAAGATAAGAATTTACATATTAAAGCTATAAAAAAGGTAATTGAAGGATTAAATGAAAGCTGTTATTGTGTATTAGATATAGATTTTTCAGAAACTTGGGGACCTGAAGGTAATATAGAGTTCCTATCATTGGTAGAAAAGAAAAAAGATAGTTGTAAAGAGATAGATATGGAAAAAATTATAAAAGTAGTAGAAGAAGCCCATAAGAAAAAAGGAGAAAAATAG
- the hemW gene encoding radical SAM family heme chaperone HemW produces the protein MVEGLYIHIPFCSIKCPYCDFTSITILDEDIHKRYIDRLFEELNLYKDLDWNLKTVYFGGGTPSVLNPKYIVKLIEFVKNNHKNIEEITIEVNPKTYKYEEFKILKDIGVNRVSIGNQSFLQKNLKILGRNHSPEDTYKTIESALKAGINNINLDLIYGISSQTIKDLEEDLKIYTSLPILHISAYMLTVYEGTALANLVNENKYNEISEDLATKMFYIIDEYLENKGFLRYELSNWAKEGAESKHNLLYWQRKEYIGIGVSAWSFVGNRRFGNTKNLNEYIEGKGIGKYEEILDEEKIKEEEIFLGFRLKEGVSLDILKDKMEILKDLEKENLLYIKNNRAILTRKGLMVINYIVSKLI, from the coding sequence ATGGTTGAAGGATTATATATTCATATTCCTTTTTGTAGTATAAAATGCCCGTATTGTGATTTTACATCTATAACAATATTAGATGAAGATATACATAAAAGATATATTGATAGATTGTTTGAAGAGTTAAACCTTTACAAAGATTTAGACTGGAATTTAAAGACGGTTTATTTTGGTGGTGGGACCCCTTCTGTTTTAAATCCAAAATATATAGTAAAGCTGATTGAATTTGTAAAAAATAATCATAAAAATATAGAAGAGATAACAATTGAAGTAAATCCAAAAACTTATAAATATGAAGAGTTTAAAATATTAAAAGATATTGGTGTCAATAGGGTAAGCATAGGCAACCAATCATTTCTACAAAAAAATCTGAAAATACTTGGGAGAAATCATTCTCCGGAAGATACATATAAAACCATAGAATCGGCATTAAAAGCCGGAATAAATAATATCAATCTTGATTTGATTTATGGAATTTCTTCCCAAACAATAAAAGATTTAGAGGAAGATTTAAAAATATACACATCTTTGCCTATTTTACATATATCTGCTTATATGCTTACGGTTTATGAAGGAACAGCTCTTGCAAATCTTGTAAATGAAAACAAATATAATGAAATTTCCGAAGATTTAGCTACTAAAATGTTCTATATAATTGATGAATATTTAGAGAATAAAGGATTTTTAAGATATGAATTGTCAAACTGGGCAAAAGAAGGGGCTGAGTCTAAGCATAATCTTTTATATTGGCAAAGAAAAGAGTATATAGGAATAGGTGTTTCTGCTTGGTCGTTTGTCGGAAATAGAAGATTTGGAAATACAAAAAATTTAAATGAATATATTGAAGGAAAAGGAATAGGAAAATATGAAGAAATTTTAGATGAAGAAAAGATAAAAGAAGAAGAAATTTTTCTTGGTTTTAGGCTTAAAGAAGGTGTTAGCTTGGATATTTTAAAAGATAAAATGGAGATACTAAAAGATTTAGAAAAAGAGAATTTACTTTATATAAAAAATAATAGGGCTATTTTGACAAGAAAGGGTCTAATGGTTATAAATTATATTGTTTCAAAATTAATCTGA